A single region of the Brachypodium distachyon strain Bd21 chromosome 3, Brachypodium_distachyon_v3.0, whole genome shotgun sequence genome encodes:
- the LOC104583957 gene encoding uncharacterized protein LOC104583957 encodes MQPANCVSLLLLLAVLLLAALGPFAAAAHRSELVMAAAGDRMETTAAAEKGSEESATTYRRSLLAVHFRTRKVPSDPKNWLDGRVAFTADYHAVQRHPSKHN; translated from the exons ATGCAGCCAGCGAACTGCGTGagcctgctgctcctgctggcCGTCCTCCTCTTGGCTGCGCTCGGccccttcgccgccgctgcacaCAGATCAG AGTTGGtaatggcggccgccggcgacagGATGGAAacaacggcagcggcggagaaGGGTTCAGAGGAGAGCGCGACGACGTACAGGAGGAGCCTCCTCGCCGTGCACTTCAGAACAAGAAAGGTTCCTTCGGACCCCAAGAACTGGCTCGACGGCCGCGTGGCCTTCACCGCCGATTACCACGCCGTCCAGAGGCACCCGTCCAAGCACAACTAG
- the LOC100845909 gene encoding protein STRUBBELIG-RECEPTOR FAMILY 8 encodes MAAALFGLLVALAAAATAGATTESSDAAALGNLYTSWNSPSQLAGWSASGGDPCGAGWQGVSCNGSGVTEIKLAGTGLNGSLGYELSNLYSLKTLDLSNNNIHGSIPYQLPPNLTYLNLATNNFSGNLPYSISNMASIEYLNISHNSLSQQIGDLFRNLNSLSELDISFNKLTGDLPNSIGSLSNISSLYMQNNQLTGPVNVLSGLGLTTLNIANNNFSGWIPKEFSSIPDVILGGNSFANGPAPPPPPFMPPPPRRPRNRPNNSGGSGNAPKGSESSTGQGDKKQGLQTGALVGIIVGSILAALCVLLVLVLCIRNARKRKDDSSSESKDFVGPLSVNIQEASDREIAEHGHENTSVAAMKVLPAEKMTPERVYGINGSMRKAKVPITATPYTVASLQVATNSFCQDSLLGEGSLGRVYKADFPNGKVLAVKKIDSAALSLQEEDNFLEVVSSMSRLRHPNIVPLTGYCVEHAQRLLVYEYIGNGTLHDMLHFSDEMSRKLTWNIRVRIALGTARALEYLHEVCLPSVVHRNFKSSNILLDEEHNAHLSDCGLAALTPNTERQVSTEVVGSFGYSAPEYSMSGIYTVKSDVYSFGVVMLELLTGRKPLDSSRERSEQSLVRWATPQLHDIDALAKMVDPALNGMYPAKSLSRFADIIALCVQPEPEFRPPMSEVVQQLVRLMQRASIVRRQSGEELGFSYRAPEREGDMRDISF; translated from the exons ATGGCGGCCGCATTGTTCGGCCTTCTCGTTGctctcgcggcggcggcgacggcgggagCCACTACCGAGTCCTCCGACG CTGCGGCCCTGGGGAATCTGTACACCTCCTGGAACAGCCCGTCGCAGCTGGCTGGCTGGtcggccagcggcggcgaccctTGCGGCGCGGGGTGGCAGGGCGTCTCCTGCAACGGCTCGGGCGTCACCGAAAT CAAGCTTGCTGGGACAGGGCTGAATGGTTCTCTGGGTTACGAGCTCTCAAATCTGTACTCACTGAAAACATT GGATTTGAGCAACAACAACATCCATGGTTCAATTCCTTACCAGCTACCACCAAATCTCACATATCT GAATCTGGCAACCAACAATTTCTCTGGCAATCTTCCATACTCCATATCCAACATGGCTTCAATTGAGTACCT CAATATCAGCCACAACTCACTGTCTCAACAAATTGGGGATTTATTCAGAAACCTCAATTCACTTTCAGAGCT AGATATATCTTTCAACAAATTGACAGGGGATCTTCCCAATTCTATTGGCTCTCTGTCAAATATTTCCAGTCT TTATATGCAAAACAATCAATTAACAGGTCCTGTCAATGTTCTCAGTGGTCTAGGCCTTACTACACT AAACATTGCAAATAACAATTTCAGTGGCTGGATACCAAAAGAGTTCAGCTCAATCCCAGACGTGAT ACTTGGAGGAAACTCATTTGCCAACGGACCTGCACCCCCACCACCGCCTTTTATGCCACCACCCCCTAGAAGGCCACGCAATCGTCCTAACAATTCTGGGGGAAGTGGAAATGCTCCAAAAGGCTCTGAGAGTTCCACTGGTCAAGGTGACAAGAAGCAAGGTCTGCAGACAGGTGCACTTGTCGGGATAATTGTTGGTTCAATACTTGCTGCCTTGTGTGTACTTCTTGTTTTGGTATTATGCATCCGTAATGCTCGGAAAAGGAAGGATGACAGTAGCAGTGAATCCAAAGATTTTGTGGGTCCACTATCAGTGAACATTCAGGAAG CTTCTGACAGGGAAATCGCAGAGCATGGTCATGAGAATACCTCTGTAGCAGCTATGAAAGTCCTGCCTGCTGAGAAAATGACTCCTGAGAGGGTTTATGGTATTAATGGTTCTATGAGAAAGGCAAAGGTACCCATAACTGCGACGCCTTATACCGTTGCTTCCCTACAAGTTGCTACTAATAGCTTCTGTCAAGATTCGCTTTTAGGCGAGGGTTCACTTGGTCGGGTTTACAAGGCTGATTTCCCTAATGGAAAG GTTCTTGCAGTCAAGAAGATAGACAGTGCTGCACTCTCTTTGCAGGAAGAAGATAATTTCCTTGAGGTTGTATCAAGCATGTCACGACTTAGGCATCCAAACATTGTGCCACTTACTGGGTATTGTGTTGAGCATGCGCAAAGGCTTCTTGTTTATGAGTACATTGGAAATGGAACGCTGCATGACATGCTGCACTTTTCTGATGAGATGAGCAGGAAGCTTACATGGAATATCCGTGTAAGGATAGCACTAGGCACTGCTCGGGCGTTAGA ATACCTGCATGAGGTGTGCTTGCCTTCTGTCGTTCATAGAAACTTTAAGTCCTCGAACATCCTACTTGATGAAGAGCATAATGCACATTTGTCTGACTGTGGGCTTGCTGCCTTGACACCCAATACTGAGAGACAG GTTTCTACGGAAGTGGTCGGCTCGTTTGGATACAGCGCCCCAGAGTATTCCATGTCAGGAATTTATACTGTAAAGAGTGATGTGTACAGTTTTGGAGTAGTGATGTTAGAGCTATTGACCGGACGGAAGCCACTAGATAG TTCTAGAGAGAGGTCAGAACAGTCTCTTGTTAGATGGGCTACTCCTCAGCTTCATGATATTGATGCACTTGCTAAGATGGTTGATCCAGCACTAAATGGAATGTACCCTGCGAAATCGCTCTCCCGCTTTGCAGACATAATTGCACTCTGCGTTCAG CCGGAGCCAGAGTTCCGTCCTCCTATGTCAGAGGTTGTCCAGCAACTTGTGCGTCTGATGCAGAGGGCTAGCATAGTAAGGCGACAATCAGGTGAAGAACTAGGGTTTTCGTATAGAGCTCCAGAACGCGAAGGAGACATGAGAGACATTTCCTTCTGA
- the LOC104583450 gene encoding lycopene beta cyclase, chloroplastic: MATALLLRAHHARNPPPSPSPPARAAIVCRAMAASASASASAQALRSLAPPPRPELLSLDLPRYDPARSRPVDLAIVGGGPAGLAVAQRVAEAGLSVCSIDPSPGLVWPNNYGVWVDEFEAMGLADCLDTVWPSASVFIDDATPPKSLDRPYARVARRKLKSTMMDRCVAHGVRFHQAKVVKAVHNDASSLLICDDGVAVPATVVLDATGFSRCLVQYDKPYNPGYQVAYGILAEVDGHPFDIDKMLFMDWRDSHLPEGSAVRERNSRVPTFLYAMPFSPTKIFLEETSLVARPGLAMDDIQERMASRLRHLGIRIRSVEEDERCVIPMGGPLPVLPQRVVGIGGTAGMVHPSTGYMVARTLATAPIVADSIVRFLDSGNGSITGDALAAEVWKELWPTDRRRQREFFCFGMDVLLKLDLQGTRRFFNAFFDLEPHYWHGFLSSRLYLPELMMFGLSLFAHASNTSKLEIMAKGTVPLAKMVGNLIQDRDR; this comes from the coding sequence ATGGCGaccgcgctcctcctccgcgcgcaCCACGCCCGCaacccgccgccgtccccttcgccgccggcgcgcgccGCGATCGTCTGCCGggccatggcggcgtcggcgtcggcgtcggcgtcggcccaggcgctgcgctcgctggccccgccgccgcggccggagcTGCTCTCCCTCGACCTGCCCCGCTACGACCCGGCCCGCTCCCGCCCCGTCGACCTCgccatcgtcggcggcgggccggcggGCCTCGCCGTGGCGCAGCGGGTCGCCGAGGCGGGCCTCTCCGTGTGCTCCATCGACCCTTCCCCGGGCCTCGTGTGGCCCAACAACTACGGCGTGTGGGTGGACGAGTTCGAGGCCATGGGCCTCGCCGACTGCCTCGACACCGTCTGGCCCTCCGCCTCCGTCTTCATCGACGACGCCACCCCGCCCAAGTCCCTCGACCGCCCCTACGCCCGCGTCGCCCGCCGCAAGCTCAAGTCCACCATGATGGACCGCTGCGTCGCGCACGGCGTCCGCTTCCACCAGGCcaaggtcgtcaaggccgTCCACAACgacgcctcctccctcctcatCTGCGACGACGGCGTCGCCGTCCCGGCCACCGTCGTCCTCGACGCCACCGGCTTCTCTCGCTGCCTCGTGCAGTACGACAAGCCATACAACCCGGGCTACCAGGTCGCATACGGCATCCTCGCCGAGGTCGACGGCCACCCGTTCGACATCGACAAGATGCTCTTCATGGACTGGCGCGATTCCCACCTCCCCGAGGGGTCCGCGGTCAGGGAGCGGAACAGCCGGGTGCCCACGTTCCTCTACGCCATGCCATTCTCCCCCACGAAGATCTTCCTCGAGGAGACGTCGCTGGTGGCGCGCCCGGGCCTCGCCATGGACGACATCCAGGAACGCATGGCCTCGCGGCTCAGGCATCTGGGGATACGCATCCGGagcgtcgaggaggacgagcgcTGCGTGATCCCCATGGGCGGGCCGCTGCCCGTGCTGCCGCAGAGGGTGGTCGGCATCGGTGGCACGGCCGGGATGGTGCACCCTTCCACGGGGTACATGGTGGCGCGCACGCTGGCCACGGCTCCCATAGTGGCAGACTCCATTGTGCGGTTTCTTGATTCCGGCAATGGCAGCATCACCGGGGAtgcgctcgccgccgaggtGTGGAAGGAGCTCTGGCCGACAGACAGGCGGAGGCAGAGGGAGTTTTTCTGCTTCGGCATGGACGTCCTGCTCAAGCTGGACCTCCAAGGTACACGCCGGTTCTTCAACGCCTTCTTCGACCTCGAGCCGCATTACTGGCACGGCTTCCTTTCGTCCAGGTTGTACCTGCCAGAGCTCATGATGTTTGGGCTCTCGCTGTTTGCCCACGCTTCCAACACGTCGAAGCTAGAGATCATGGCCAAGGGCACCGTGCCTCTTGCCAAGATGGTAGGCAACTTGATACAAGACAGAGATAGGTGA